A single window of Deltaproteobacteria bacterium DNA harbors:
- the dcd gene encoding dCTP deaminase: protein MNPSNEEIVDGAGQVGLARMRRRIRSLRHGALRHDPGRERARRYLDHAHRRPRARKERTRRPSGGAIPRPRSRASCSPRRRRICDCAPPGAERRIRKLRGGPGREPADGVGARRLAAVSVLSNRELVAALDDGRLRIDPRPDPPPESRVSPFNSSSVDLRLSPDLQVPKRGLSLNFDLRTGSIAETLAITCDPQVLPESGLVLEPNRFVLGRTIERVGLPLAGRLAARIEGRSSFARTGLLVHFTAPTIHAGFEGTITLEIINLGPLGLVLTPELRICQLIVETVEGEPLPAPSQFHGQTTPSGVV from the coding sequence ATGAACCCGAGCAACGAGGAGATCGTCGATGGAGCAGGTCAGGTGGGGTTGGCTCGAATGCGACGTCGCATCCGGTCTCTTCGACACGGAGCGCTCCGTCACGATCCGGGTCGAGAGCGAGCGCGGCGGTACCTCGATCATGCTCACCGTCGACCAAGAGCTCGTAAGGAGCGAACGCGACGTCCGTCGGGGGGAGCGATCCCGCGGCCGCGTTCGCGTGCTTCCTGTTCGCCGCGACGCCGACGGATCTGCGACTGTGCTCCTCCCGGTGCAGAGCGTCGAATTCGGAAGCTACGTGGCGGTCCAGGCAGAGAGCCTGCTGACGGCGTAGGCGCGCGCAGGCTTGCCGCAGTGAGCGTACTTTCGAACCGTGAGCTGGTCGCAGCGCTCGACGATGGGCGGCTCCGAATCGACCCTCGCCCCGATCCACCCCCAGAGTCCCGCGTCTCCCCGTTCAATTCGTCGTCGGTGGATCTGCGTCTCTCCCCCGACCTTCAAGTGCCCAAGCGCGGGCTGAGCCTGAACTTCGATCTGCGCACCGGCAGCATCGCCGAGACGCTCGCGATCACCTGCGACCCTCAGGTGCTACCTGAATCTGGACTCGTGCTCGAGCCGAACCGCTTCGTATTGGGTCGAACGATCGAACGCGTGGGTCTTCCGCTGGCAGGCAGGCTCGCGGCTCGGATCGAGGGGCGGAGCTCGTTCGCGCGCACCGGTCTCCTGGTTCACTTCACCGCCCCGACGATCCACGCCGGGTTCGAAGGCACCATTACGCTCGAGATCATCAATCTCGGCCCGCTCGGACTCGTGCTGACCCCCGAGCTCCGCATCTGCCAGCTCATCGTGGAGACCGTCGAGGGCGAACCCCTGCCGGCACCGTCTCAGTTTCACGGACAGACGACGCCGAGCGGAGTCGTGTGA